The DNA region CGCTGTTGATTGATATACTGAATTTACACACAGACAAAACCACGGAGCCGAGATAAACTTCTTCTCGTATTCTCCATAATTTTATATACGAGGACCAGGTTATATTTAAGCAACGGATTCTTGATCATATCCGGTGCTTTATGACTCAGCAGAACTCAAAGAACGGATTTACGCGTACAAAGTTTAGTAGGCGCAACAATAACGTTGCGCCCGACGTCAAGATCGGCGTCGGTGAGAGGAAACTCACTATTAAGCAGCGCAAGTTCGCAGATGAGTTTCTCCGTACGGGCAATGCTGCACGATCCTACATCAATGCAGGCTATTCGTGTGGCAGGAAAGAAAACGCCAACAGCAATGCCAGTGTGTACGCGCATGCTCTTCTCCGCAATCCAAAGATCGTCGAATACGTCGAGGAAGTGAATGGGAAGATCACGAATGAGCGCATAGCAGACATCATCGAAGTTAAGGCGTTCTGGACCACTGTGCTTCGAGACCCCGAAGCAAAGATGCCCGACCGATTAAAGGCATCTGAATTCATTGCAAAGACGAACGCGGCCTTTATCGACCGCGTTGAACACTCTGGTGGAGTTAAAGTCGAGCATGAACACAGCCTCGTCCAAGACATCATCGCAGAACATCCAGACCTTGCTAAACAAGTCCGGGATATTCTCCGAAGTCGCTTGGGCACGAACTGATTACGCGTACTACGTACATTACGTACACCGAGGAAACCATCGTCCAGCAAAGCATACTGATTTTATTTGCGAGATACTCGACCGTGTTGAAAAGGGAGAAATAACAAGGCTTATCTTAACCCTACCCCCAAGACACAGCAAGTCGATGACCGTATCCGAAACATTCCCATCCTACTTCATAGGAAAAAACCCAGACCGCAAAGTAATCGAAGTAAGTTACGGAGACTCACTTGCAAAGAAATTCGGACGCGCCAACAGACGCAAAATAGAAGAATACGGGCAACATCTATTCGGGATACGTATATCTCCAGAGAACGCATCCGTGACCAACTGGAGTATACAGGGGCATAGTGGTGGCATGGTCAGTGCCGGCATTGGCGGCCCGATCACTGGAGAAGGTGCGGACCTGTTGATTGTAGATGATCCCATCAAGAACAGGGAGCAGGCAGAGTCCGTAACATATCGAGAGAAGATATGGGATGAGTGGCAGAACACTCTTCTTACCCGGCTCCACCCGGGAGCCCGTATTATCATTATCATGACACGCTGGCATGAGGATGATCTTGTTGGCCGTCTTCTTGACACAGAAGGCAACCAATGGACTGTCGTTAATTTTCCGGCCGAGGCAGAGGGGCGTGACCCCCTCGGACGGGCAGTTGGGGATCCTCTTTGGCCTGAACACGGGTATGGATCTGCCTGGCTTGCAGAGACCAAGATTCGTGTGGGCTCTCGTGTCTGGAACGGTTTATTCCAGCAAAGACCCACTCCACAGGAAGGCAGCATCATAAAACGGCATTGGTGGCGTTTCTGGCGCTACCCGAACCGTGATATGCCTCCCGTAGTTGTTCGTGATGAGAGAGGGGAGTATGTTAACGTGGAGGCCGTACCACTCCCGATAGCTTTTGAAGAGATGGCACAGTCTTGGGATATGGCATTCAAGGACACACAAGAAAGCGCGTACGTTGTCGGGCAAGTCTGGTCGCGTAGAGGCGCTGAGAAGTTCTTAATGGATCAGGTGCGGGAAAGATTAGATTTCGTTGAAACAGTTAGCGCAGTTAAAGCATTGAGTGCAAAGTGGCCGCACACATACTGGAAGTGGGTCGAGGATAAGGCGAATGGGCCTGCCGTGATATCCGTTCTCAGACAAACGATATCCGGGTTGATACCCATTGAACCTGACGGCAGTAAGGAAGCAAGGGCGTATGCGGTCACCCCGCAGATAGAAGCGGGAAACGTGTATCTGCCACATCCACTTATTGCGCCCTGGGTCAGTACTTTCATCGAGGAATGTGCATCTTTCCCGAATGGTAAGTATAATGATCAGGTCGATGCAATGACACAGGCGTTGAATTGGTGGGTTCAGCGTGAACGGGGCAATAACGACCCAACACAGGATGACGCGTGCGGGGCATTGTTACCATTCGCTGAGTATAGTGATTTTGATTTGCTCGAGTTTGAACACGGCGGATTTACGGGGCTATAACCATGGCAAAGATAGGGGTTAGAACAAAGGAGGAGGGGGAAGTCTATGTTACGGCGTACGGTGGCGTTTATGCTGCCCCAAAGTACGATGCAGAGACCGTCAGGAAATACCGGGAGAACATCTACCTCGCCGGAGCGCTCGATAAGCAGCAGCGCACCCTGTTCAGGGACAGGAAGGATTTTTCGATCTACGCCATCGACCCGGATACAGGCGAACCGGACCTTGACCTGTCAAAGCAGGTCCAGACCATGGCCGCTGCCCGAGACGTGAACCTGTGGACGAATCTCCAGATCTGTTGGCGAGAATCAGCTACCTGGGGGCCAGCGTTGTTCAACCCTGTATGGGGATACGAAGGCAATGAATACGTCCTGCGTAAACTCCGACATCTCCCATCTGAAACATTCAGCACGCCAGGGAATACATTGGCTTATATACGCAATGACTTGCTCCCCGGGATCTGTATCAACGAGAAGGACGAGATCGAATATTGGCAGCGTCAGGCCAATGGGATCGTCAAGCAGCTGCAGAACGTCGTCATGATCACTGACCCGGTCCGCCCCGGTCTCGGCGGGACGCCGCTGATTAAGCCGGTGATCCCGGTGATCCGGATGCTGGACTTCTCCTGGACCGGGCAGATGCAGCAAAACAACCGTCTCGGAGCCGGTGGACTGTTCTACATTAAGGTCACGCATCCACAGAAGGATGATGTCGCATACGCGCAAAAGATCATCCAGAACATTAACCGGGGCGTAGCGTATCAGTTGCGCGAGAATATGGAACTGGTGAATCTCGGGCTGGCCGAGACGGCGACGGCACTCGAAACGATTCAGGCCCTGGACCAGCTGATCGGGAATTACTTCAGCCCGACAAAGGCCATCTCCAAGGACGGTACGCTGATCGGCGGTTCGAGCAACCCGGAATACGATCTGTATATGTCATATATCCAGGGACAGCAGTCATGGGTGGAGGCTGCCTTCGAATACCTGCTGCAGCCGTATCTGGACGTAAACGGCTATGACGGCTACCGGATCATGGTGGATATCCCTTCCCCGCAAGTTGAGAAGAGCGAACTGTGGCTTAAAGTGGCAGAAGTAGGCCACAAGACACAGACACTCTCCATCAATGAGCGTAGGAAGATCTTGTCCTGGACCGGTGCTGATCTTGAAGAACTGGATGAGGAAGAACTTGTTGCTCTGAAGGAAGAATACACCGGCTCCGCGCCCCCTCCCGAAGATCTTCAGGCAGTAGAGACGGTAGCGAAGATCATGAATGCGGATCCTCTCGATCCGTACTCCATCATCGACCAAGCAATAGCTCAGAAGATCGTTAAGGACAAACTCCGGATCAAGGACACGAAGTAAAATGGCCAACAGAAAGTTCTCCCCCGATTTCCTTAAAGACCCGACGCGGGCAGACAGGATTATTCAGGAATACGAGAAGCAGATCGTCAAATTGTTCGAGACCTTCAAAGTGAAGATATTCGAATTGTTCGAGATCACAGATGAAGGCCGGACTCATACATCTATTGTTGTCGAACCGGATGTCTTCTTTGCGCTCATCGATCGACTGATAGAGGAAGAAGTTCTTTATCCTGGCTATACGATCATTGATGCTAAGACCCATCAGGCGTACATCCAGGGAGACCGTTTTGCTGGCATCATGCTCGGTGCGCCTCTTGAAGTGCGGCGTACTGAGTGGGACAAGATCAGGAAGTTGCTCACCGAGAAGACGAAGGGGGATTTCAAAGGTGTAACCGACGAGACAGCAAAGCGTATTCGGGCAACGATCGGGGACGGTATTCTGAATGAAGTATCGGCAGGGAAGATTGCTCGCAGCATAGTGAGAGACATTGATAGCGTTGGTATCGTCAGGGCTACGGCGATGGTCCGTACTGAAACCATGAAGGCAGTCAACCGCGGGATACACGACAGATACGTTGGTGCTGGCCTGACGGACGAAGATGAAGAATGGCTGACGGCAATCGACGATAGGACCTGTGACGAATGCCTGGCAAATGATGGAAAAACGATCAAGGAGATCGGGGAACGGCCTCCTTTACACCCGAATTGTCGGTGTACCATCATTCCGAAGATCAGGGTCCCGAGAGGCGATATAGAGGAGGAAGAATAAATGGGATGTGAAAGAACAGCAGGTAAAACAACTTGTAAACAGACTGTCCGTTTTTACC from Dehalococcoidales bacterium includes:
- a CDS encoding phage minor head protein, whose product is MANRKFSPDFLKDPTRADRIIQEYEKQIVKLFETFKVKIFELFEITDEGRTHTSIVVEPDVFFALIDRLIEEEVLYPGYTIIDAKTHQAYIQGDRFAGIMLGAPLEVRRTEWDKIRKLLTEKTKGDFKGVTDETAKRIRATIGDGILNEVSAGKIARSIVRDIDSVGIVRATAMVRTETMKAVNRGIHDRYVGAGLTDEDEEWLTAIDDRTCDECLANDGKTIKEIGERPPLHPNCRCTIIPKIRVPRGDIEEEE
- the terL gene encoding phage terminase large subunit codes for the protein MNTASSKTSSQNIQTLLNKSGIFSEVAWARTDYAYYVHYVHRGNHRPAKHTDFICEILDRVEKGEITRLILTLPPRHSKSMTVSETFPSYFIGKNPDRKVIEVSYGDSLAKKFGRANRRKIEEYGQHLFGIRISPENASVTNWSIQGHSGGMVSAGIGGPITGEGADLLIVDDPIKNREQAESVTYREKIWDEWQNTLLTRLHPGARIIIIMTRWHEDDLVGRLLDTEGNQWTVVNFPAEAEGRDPLGRAVGDPLWPEHGYGSAWLAETKIRVGSRVWNGLFQQRPTPQEGSIIKRHWWRFWRYPNRDMPPVVVRDERGEYVNVEAVPLPIAFEEMAQSWDMAFKDTQESAYVVGQVWSRRGAEKFLMDQVRERLDFVETVSAVKALSAKWPHTYWKWVEDKANGPAVISVLRQTISGLIPIEPDGSKEARAYAVTPQIEAGNVYLPHPLIAPWVSTFIEECASFPNGKYNDQVDAMTQALNWWVQRERGNNDPTQDDACGALLPFAEYSDFDLLEFEHGGFTGL
- a CDS encoding terminase small subunit — its product is MTQQNSKNGFTRTKFSRRNNNVAPDVKIGVGERKLTIKQRKFADEFLRTGNAARSYINAGYSCGRKENANSNASVYAHALLRNPKIVEYVEEVNGKITNERIADIIEVKAFWTTVLRDPEAKMPDRLKASEFIAKTNAAFIDRVEHSGGVKVEHEHSLVQDIIAEHPDLAKQVRDILRSRLGTN